In Dysidea avara chromosome 3, odDysAvar1.4, whole genome shotgun sequence, a single window of DNA contains:
- the LOC136249066 gene encoding uncharacterized protein translates to MESCALCLQPQCDTDGSRRYRKLLYGKANSCSNELAILNRLIFATWPGLSVNSFEKLTEEKAYFCAHCQRNLINYNKAVVKVNQLSSDILSNLSAPPQTELSCSRPHTGEKRSAETAQLGEPDQEREADENEAINTTSTVSTGPNTPEVTVKIKGRDGRVRNHRITPKRKPIVTSLSRKSYNATSEKVVESEDLHDCTIKAMANKAHEEMKVLNSPTHKSMLRESPKQLEKFSWELLGLELKEAVPTLWMFLHDLLPNAKEKFICFIVSMVLKMQCKQLCQVQKAVSMMLYANGVHKQVFRCLQPFMITVSVTATANTVRKLSDNHDADVISWVNKLLMTIKVSDDQPRANSDPLLCLDMANDGNDSDEDDDSSCCSDSSFGDFLSDDDFDLNDDDEFDLDDDDDFDLNDLQDANTESAINESCHPRHDNGVTAAEVHQSPMLIQSPVSPDEISLTVSANQPVNGYVIVGDNIDKNVRPSFQRHDRTTRSLHYFHSYAVQNRVNTAEISDDCPSSIDIYPDNFLPSSDDVEKLLSEFETLVARILVQSMEQFKDQQSLVTWHIPSAFSKEMACKSEVVPLGVILKNEALLKEMTEVLDDLSNYVPVHVATKTVSVEGKDYTVDDSRLIKILLFGDQLTAARARGAITLRDDDTSALHRLEGFVPAVADWHARMCLLQAMWKRLYTKKSSKDKGTLYQLRNLINRTAVKSDPSKCMKATEDFLMVVLHGYIVAGATKLMKDEPSRVFTCNDVAKCVVRNWIKMNLFSNNSKTPPKGTDYSYALDVMSLGLLWHGFHDAVQEGDGDRIIRYWRFLMPVFKHTGRRNYALEAFKLLSQTMVMSPRQVTELKWGRTINTVGRIGHNIACDLHMEHLNGRVKSMMENLGSNLKPQCIQTVGRTLGIINKLCGRFEDEADASKNKDYHTFPAFKKDLAMIVSQLVSDDVFSESSQQNLQSYKRSPLFQTFDWKAVTEWLKEKIINLDL, encoded by the exons ATGGAGTCTTGTGCTCTGTGTTTACAGCCTCAGTGTGACACTGACGGTTCTCGAAGATACCGCAAGTTGTTATATGGAAAGGCAAACAGTTGTTCAAATGAGCTGGCGATTTTGAATCGACTTATTTTTGCCACATGGCCAGGATTGTCAGTGAATTCTTTTGAGAAGCTAACTGAAGAAAAGGCATACTTCTGTGCACATTGTCAGAGAAACTTGATAAACTACAACAAAGCTGTTGTGAAAGTTAACCAGCTATCCTCTGACATTCTTTCTAATTTAAGTGCACCACCACAGACAGAGTTGTCTTGTTCCAGGCCACACACAGGAGAGAAGCGATCTGCTGAGACTGCCCAACTAGGGGAACCTGATCAAGAAAGAGAAGCTGATGAAAATGAAGCTATA AACACCACATCAACAGTATCCACAGGACCCAATACTCCAGAAGTAACT GTGAAGATTAAAGGCAGAGATGGCCGCGTAAGGAACCACCGTATTACACCAAAGCGTAAACCAATTGTAACATCCCTAAGCAGAAAGTCGTACAATGCTACATCAGAGAAAGTTGTTGAGTCAGAGGACCTACATGACTGCACAATAAAAGCAATGGCCAATAAAGCTCATGAAGAGATGAAGGTATTGAATTCTCCAACACATAAATCAATGTTAAGGGAGTCTCCAAAACAACTTGAAAAGTTTAGTTGGGAATTATTGGGCTTAGAATTGAAGGAGGCTGTTCCTACACTTTGGATGTTCCTACATGATCTACTGCCTAATGCTAAGGAGAAGTTTATCTGTTTCATAGTTTCGATGGTATTGAAGATGCAATGCAAGCAACTTTGCCAAGTTCAAAAGGCTGTGTCAATGATGTTATATGCAAATGGAGTACACAAGCAG GTTTTTCGATGCTTACAACCATTTATGATCACCGTATCAGTGACAGCAACTGCTAACACTGTTAGAAAACTGTCTGATAATCATGATGCAGATGTGATATCTTGGGTGAACAAGCTATTGATGACTATTAAG GTATCCGATGACCAGCCACGGGCCAATAGTGACCCATTACTTTGTTTGGATATGGCAAATGATGGAAACGACAGCGACGAAGATGATGATAGCAGCTGCTGCAGTGACTCTTCATTTGGAGATTTTTTATCTGATGATGACTTTGATCTCAACGATGATGATGAATTTGATCTGGATGATGACGATGACTTTGACCTGAATGATTTGCAAGATGCGAATACTGAGAGTGCTATAAATGAGAGTTGCCATCCAAGACATGATAACGGTGTCACGGCAGCAGAAGTGCACCAAAGTCCTATGTTGATCCAGTCACCAGTTAGCCCTGATGAGATCAGCTTAACTGTTTCTGCCAACCAGCCAGTGAATGGATATGTCATAGTAGGGGACAACATAGATAAGAATGTACGGCCTTCGTTCCAACGTCATGACCGTACTACACGGTCATTGCATTATTTTCATTCATATGCTGTGCAGAATAGAGTCAACACTGCTGAAATATCAGATGATTGTCCTTCTTCTATTGACATATATCCTGATAATTTTTTGCCTAGCTCGGATGATGTGGAGAAGTTACTCAGTGAATTTGAAACCCTAGTAGCAAG GATTTTGGTGCAAAGCATGGAGCAATTCAAGGATCAGCAAAGTTTGGTGACATGGCATATCCCCAGTGCATTTTCTAAGGAAATGGCTTGCAAGTCTGAAGTG GTACCACTTGGTGTGATTCTGAAGAATGAAGCTCTGCTGAAGGAAATGACTGAGGTGTTAGATGATTTGAGTAACTATGTTCCAGTGCATGTTGCAACCAAGACAGTGTCTGTAGAGGGAAAAGATTATACAGTTGATGACTCAAGATTAATCAAGATCTTGCTTTTTGGTGATCAGTTAACTGCTGCTCGTGCTAGAGGTGCCATTACATTACGGGATGATGACACATCAGCTTTACATCGATTGGAGGGTTTTGTTCCTGCTGTTGCTGACTGGCATGCTAGAATGTGTCTATTACAG GCAATGTGGAAGCGACTATACACCAAGAAGTCAAGTAAAGATAAAGGCACGCTGTATCAACTTAGGAACTTAATCAACCGTACTGCCGTTAAGAGTGATCCTTCTAAGTGCATGAAGGCAACAGAAGATTTTTTGATGGTTGTGTTGCACGGGTACATTGTTGCTGGTGCCACAAAGCTTATGAAAGATGAGCCATCCAGAGTTTTTACTTGCAATGATGTTGCCAAATGCGTAGTTCGAAATTGGATCAAGATGAATTTATTCTCAAACAACTCAAAAACACCACCCAAAGGAACTGACTACAGTTATGCACTGGATGTCATGAGTTTAGGCTTGCTGTGGCATGGCTTCCATGATGCTGTACAAGAGGGTGATGGCGATCGCATTATTAGATATTGGCGGTTTCTGATGCCTGTATTTAAACATACTGGCCGCCGAAATTATGCTTTGGAAGCATTCAAATTATTATCTCAGACTATGGTGATGTCACCTAGACAGGTTACTGAGCTAAAGTGGGGGAGAACTATCAATACTGTTGGAAGAATTGGACACAATATAGCTTGCGATCTACATATGGAACATTTAAATGGGCGTGTGAAGTCTATGATGGAGAACCTGGGTTCAAATTTGAAGCCCCAGTGCATACAAACTGTAGGACGTACACTGGGCATTATCAATAAGCTGTGTGGTCGTTTTGAAGATGAGGCTGATGCTAGTAAGAATAAGGACTATCACACATTTCCTGCATTTAAAAAAGATTTGGCTATGATAGTATCTCAATTGGTGTCAGATGATGTGTTCAGTGAAAGTAGTCAACAGAATCTCCAATCGTACAAGAGGAGTCCTTTATTCCAAACATTTGATTGGAAAGCAGTGACTGAGTGGCTTAAAGAGAAAATTATAAACTTAGATCTTTAA
- the LOC136249071 gene encoding uncharacterized protein encodes MWLKGSGLKSMEGIQVSQVGMKKFVAAWNEHRIRGRGIPNMLMAQNNQTKPIDNSWSQQPTKLADNMKRMEALFGEFGQDPLAEWEDLVTTRMETFTEQSPSFEDIFHSLVNNNKTMFRDGLLCVLL; translated from the exons ATGTGGTTGAAAGGATCCGGGTTGAAGTCAATGGAAGG CATCCAAGTTAGCCAAGTAGGGATGAAAAAGTTTGTGGCTGCCTGGAATGAGCATCGAATCCGAG gcAGGGGTATTCCAAACATGCTGATGGCTCAAAACAATCAGACAAAACCTATTGACAACTCGTGGTCCCAGCAGCCGACGAAGCTGGCAGACAATATGAAGAGAATGGAGGCACTGTTCGGTGAGTTCGGACAAGATCCATTGGCAGAATGGGAGGATTTGGTGACTACTAGGATGGAGACATTTACTGAACAATCGCCAAGCTTTGAAgatatttttcacagcttagtgAACAATAACAAAACAATGTTTCGTGATGGACTTTTATGTGTATTGCTATAA
- the LOC136249067 gene encoding uncharacterized protein codes for MERTAHVCGSSSIIDAAIEDSIQDLGLDTIKPKQRNAIQSFLSGNDTLVVLPTGYGKSLIYAVLSLIFDKLRGCQKESIVLVVSPLTALMMDQKRILSQKGLSVEYVGEKLENIDDVLKGKVQLVYISPESLLGNAKIRKMLLTSVYSQNLVGLVVDEAHCVKIWGDKFRRTFAEIGTIRSLINKEVNILALTATATHETVKSIFERLSMTNVTMVGLPPERPNIKYFVVPMPKMADLCSILAQELISMKADMPKTVLFCQSLPQCGDFHVRIKRLLKQNIAIPPTAPSIFPFRMLSLFTSASRTVIREKTLQEFCKEKTNLRLIIATTAFGLGVDCRDITRIINWGAPNSLEELVQESGRAGRDSSEAESILYYGKGAMKHISKPVKIYGENQSHCRRTLLFKDFLFSDVDKHDIVACRCCDLCARLCVCAKCKNNN; via the exons ATGGAAAGGACTGCCCATGTCTGTGGAAGTTCGTCTATTATAGATGCAGCAATTGAAGATTCCATTCAAGATCTAGGTTTAGACACCATCAAACCCAAGCAGCGCAATGCGATACAAAGCTTCTTGTCTGGAAATGACACGTTGGTTGTTTTGCCGACTGGTTATGGGAAGTCTCTCATATATGCAGTTCTTTCGCTGATTTTTGATAAACTGAGAG GGTGCCAAAAGGAAAGCATTGTTTTAGTTGTAAGCCCTTTGACAGCCCTGATGATGGATCAAAAAAGAATTTTATCTCAGAAAGGCCTATCAGTGGAGTATGTTGGAGAAAAACTCGAAAACATAGATGATGTATTGAAAGGCAAAGTACAACTTGTGTATATCAGTCCAGAAAGTTTACTGGGCAATGCAAAGATCAGGAAAATGTTGTTGACTTCTGTGTACTCCCAAAACTTAGTAGGATTAGTTGTAGATGAGGCTCACTGTGTGAAGATATG GGGTGACAAGTTTCGGAGGACGTTTGCTGAGATAGGGACAATCCGGAGCTTGATTAATAAGGAAGTAAACATTCTTGCTCTCACAGCCACTGCTACACATGAAACAGTGAAGAGTATCTTTGAACGTTTGTCAATGACTAATGTTACAATGGTCGGACTTCCTCCTGAGAGGCCAAACATCAAGTACTTTGTTGTCCCTATGCCTAAAATGGCTGATCTTTGTTCAATACTAgctcaggagcttataagcatgAAGGCTGACATGCCTAAAACAGTTTTGTTTTGTCAAAGTTTGCCGCAGTGTGGTGATTTCCATGTAAGAATCAAGAGGCTACTAAAACAGAACATTGCTATACCACCAACAGCTCCCAGTATATTTCCTTTTCGAATGCTCAGTCTTTTTACATCGGCATCTAGAACAGTGATACGGGAGAAGACCCTACAAGAATTCTGTAAAGAAAAGACCAACTTAAGGTTGATCATTGCCACTACTGCTTTTGGCTTGGGGGTGGATTGTCGAGATATAACTCGAATCATCAACTGGGGTGCACCCAATTCCTTGGAAGAATTGGTTCAAGAATCTGGTAGAGCTGGACGAGATAGTAGTGAGGCAGAATCCATTTTATACTATGGGAAAGGAGCCATGAAACACATTTCAAAGCCCGTTAAGATTTATGGAGAGAATCAATCTCACTGTAGAAGAACGCTCTTGTTCAAAGATTTTCTTTTCAGTGATGTTGACAAACACGATATTGTTGCATGTAGATGTTGTGATTTGTGTGCTCGATTGTGTGTTTGTGCTAAGTGTAAAAACAATAATTAA